A stretch of the Thiomicrorhabdus xiamenensis genome encodes the following:
- a CDS encoding Fe(3+) ABC transporter substrate-binding protein: MKRFNFTLFSTLFMAVTLAMPVHQASAEEVVNVYSARKAQLIKPLLDEFSKESGITVNLITSKADALLKRLESEGRRSPADILITTDAGRLHRAKESGVLKAEIDRELLEKVPANLRDKDNYWLGLTTRARVVVYAKDRVDPKDLSTYEALADSKWKNKICIRSSNNIYNQSLVASMISHQGEEKTAQWAEGLVKNLARKPKGGDRDQVKAVAAGQCDLAVVNTYYLGQMLNGKDQAQRQAADKVAVFWPNQQDRGTHINVSGIAITKSSKNTANANKLIKFLLSEKSQQWYAETNNEYPVLDGVQVSDTLKSWGTFHSDSLNLSKLGELNPAAVKIMDRAGWR, from the coding sequence ATGAAACGATTTAACTTTACACTATTCAGTACGCTTTTTATGGCGGTGACTCTGGCGATGCCAGTGCATCAGGCCAGTGCGGAAGAGGTGGTTAATGTCTATTCTGCCCGTAAGGCCCAGTTGATAAAGCCTTTGCTGGACGAGTTTTCCAAAGAAAGCGGGATTACGGTTAATCTGATTACCAGTAAAGCGGACGCGCTCTTAAAACGCCTTGAATCGGAAGGACGTCGTTCGCCTGCCGATATTCTGATTACGACGGATGCAGGGCGTTTGCACCGGGCGAAAGAGTCCGGTGTATTGAAGGCCGAAATCGATCGGGAGCTTCTGGAAAAGGTTCCGGCGAATCTTCGGGATAAGGATAACTATTGGCTTGGACTGACCACTCGCGCTCGCGTGGTCGTGTATGCCAAAGATCGTGTGGATCCAAAGGATCTTTCGACCTATGAAGCTCTGGCGGATTCTAAATGGAAAAATAAGATCTGTATCCGCTCTTCTAACAATATCTATAACCAGTCGCTGGTGGCGTCGATGATCTCGCATCAAGGCGAGGAAAAGACGGCGCAATGGGCCGAGGGATTGGTGAAGAATCTGGCGCGTAAGCCAAAGGGCGGCGATCGCGATCAGGTTAAGGCGGTTGCAGCAGGACAGTGTGATCTGGCCGTCGTGAACACCTATTATCTGGGACAGATGCTAAACGGCAAGGATCAGGCGCAGCGTCAGGCGGCAGACAAGGTCGCGGTTTTCTGGCCAAATCAGCAGGATCGCGGTACGCATATTAATGTCAGCGGTATCGCCATTACCAAATCGTCGAAAAATACCGCCAACGCCAATAAACTGATTAAATTCCTGTTGTCGGAAAAATCGCAGCAGTGGTATGCCGAAACCAATAATGAATATCCGGTTCTTGATGGTGTGCAGGTCAGTGATACCCTGAAATCCTGGGGAACTTTCCATAGCGACAGCTTGAATCTTTCCAAGCTGGGCGAGCTGAACCCGGCTGCGGTCAAGATTATGGATCGCGCAGGCTGGCGTTAA